The Gossypium hirsutum isolate 1008001.06 chromosome D02, Gossypium_hirsutum_v2.1, whole genome shotgun sequence region ATTGACATATTTGGTAACCAAAATCCGCATCTCGAAGGCGTCGCCAAACTCAAAATAGTAAGAAAACTATCTAACTGGGAATTCAAATAGCCATCAACATGATGTAATCtaacatatttttctattttccaaacaGACGACCATGATCATCAATGAAACTCTAAGATTGTATGGTCCATCAAATGGCCTGGCAAGAGCAGTTACAAGAGATGTTCAGTTGGAAAAGCTACTCTTGCCTGCTAATATAAATATTCTGCCTTTATATATTGGAGTTCACCGTGACCCTCACTTTTGGGGAGATGATGTGCATCATTTTAAACCCGAGAGATTCGCTGAAGGGATTGCCAAAGCTACCAATTACACCGCGGCTGCATTTCTTCCCTTCGGGTTGGGACCTCGATCTTGTGTTGGTATGACATTTGCAACAATAGAAACCAAGATTGTTCTCTCCATGATTCTACAACGTTACACCATTACCCTCTCCCCTGCCTATATCCACTCTCCGATATCTATTCTCAGCATTAGACCACAACATGAAATTCAGGTGATACTTGAACCACTGCATCATAATGCTTGAAGTACATAGCTGTTAAGAACTAAGGGTTTAACGTGGTTCATGTATTTTAGGTTTAAGAGATGACATTTAATATGTTTAAGGTTCCAGCATTTGCATCCCCTTCCCTATCCTAAGCTATACCCACCTTTATACATAATGAAATTCAAATAGCTACTGATTTCCAAGGTGGTAAAACGCAATCAATAAAGAAGAATATGTTGAGGCAAGTTTTGGGAGCAGTGACTTGAAAAATGACAACTGCACTTGGCACGTGTCCCTTATTTGTTAgcttgtttaaaataaatatttttgattaTTTGCTTGAAGATTTTGTACatccaatttcatgtttattaatGGATTGGTTTTTCTTAAACTACTGGTTATACTAAGGCTTGTTTAAACTTTGGGCAAAGCATAATAGATGTAGATATGTTCTCCTTGATTGGTGTCAaatctactaaaaataaatttttctgccTGATActgaaattaaatttatagtaTAGAGAGTTGAATCAATCTCACAAAAGTTAATCTATCCAAATCTATATTCTTTATAACTAGAACGTGTCCCAAGTAGTTTTTGTGCCCATGACTTGTGCGAACCTGTACAAAAAATAAGAGGGgttaaatctgaaaaataaataaacaaccgaaattaattaaaaatgaaaataaagtagaaataagtaaaacgaaataatattattgaattaaataatttcattttttattaaaaaaattatcatacaCACCTGGAAAATATGAAACACATGGTTAAATCTAATTGGCTTCTAGACTAAAAATATTAACTAGAAGAAAGTTccgagtaaaaaaaatttaaacataaatgtGAGAAAACGAGTATAGTTTAAGAGCTAAAATATGAATAAAGTcgaaataaattcctaaaatataaaatttcataaatacattaatgtgattatatataatcaaaattaaatattaaatcgaactaaatatgatttaaacttgaatcaAAGAATGAAACTCGTAATTCCCGTAAAATTCTTATTCAGAAATAAGTTTTTGAACTCGAAATaagataataaatttattaaaagagGCAACCACTTAACAGTGGATGATACAAGTCCTTGCAAGAGCAATTACAAAATCTGCTGAACTGCACAATTAACATACACCAATATGACATCACCACAAGAAAAGCACACTTTACCAATGCCAGAAAACCATAGCCCGGAGCAGAAAACAAGAAGCGAGAGAGCAAGTTATATCTGAAACAAGCACTACTACGAAACCCTTCTCAACATGGCAAACACCATATCAGAAACTATGACCAACAGCAGCTCCACCCATAATCCAGAACCAAGCAACTAACTATAGTGATCGCCCttgcttaaaaaaaaaactttacataAATCAACGAGAAAGCATTGGGCCTCACCCCAAGTAAGAAAACGATCCATCAAACCTTGAAAAAGCTTTAGACACCATCAGTTATCAGCAGATAAGAAACCTAAAACAGAGCCAACACCAGCAACACCTTATCAAGACCACCAGCCTAGAAAAAATCTCAATGGAACCGATAGCAAAGGAAACTCAATGTCATATCGGCTCCCATAAAACTTTCAAACCACCCCACTGTAGCTCTTAAGACTGACGATAACCATACTTTAAAATCACCAAAGCATCCACTTCGAGAGACACCTTCAACCATAACACAATGAATAGACTCAAATTCAATTCTATAATCACAACATACAAAAAAAGACAGAAGCCATATTCAATAAAATAACAGCCTCAACCAATCAGTAGGCCCATAAAAGGCACAAAACACCATAATGCATCATCCAACCTCAACAACATAAAGTTTGTTTATCATGGTGTTATAATTAATATTGGGTTCAAACCcactataaatatatttttattgatttttattaactTGTGATTTTTCGTCCACCAGAAACGGCGGTCACCGTCGCTGACGACCGGCGGCCACGACGGAGGTCCGCCGTCCCCATAGCCTGCCTAAGAAAAAACatcagagagaaaaaaaaaaagggaggggttttttaaaaaaaaaacaaatgaaaaatgaattttttgggaaaatttttacttaaatagagtattgaaacggcgtcgttttggcctgGTTCCATAAAaccaaaacagcgtcgttttggTCTAGATTtgccgacccgacccgacccccTCAGGATCCGCGCTTTTTATGGGGGGTCTAATTCCTTCTTTGGCCCTtccaattttttgtaattttcaatttagtcctatcgATTTTTATTCGTTTTAATTTTCGCCCCATAATTTAAATCCTTGTGCAATTTAGTTCCCTGACCCACTATAAACCCATTGGGGGAGTGACACGTGTCTATATATGGGGGATAATTTCCATATAACCCCctaatttttatcttattttaatttaatccttcaaattctttttctttataatttagaatgttagttttgttatattttaaatttagttctTTATTccgttttctttatttattttgcgATTTATGCTTCAAGTTTctcttaaattttgatttaatcccttatttggttaattttgcctctttatttactatattatttattttagtatttaacatttatgttatttatattttcttttatttacacattttatttttatcttatcatagttattattattttatttactccTGTTATTATGATAATAGTTACGATATgattatcactattattattataaatcgATATTCTTATTACtattatagttgcattattattatttaccaacatgtttcttttattttatttttaatttttaattttctcatttattttatttcattttatttaatttttttgcttaTTATCCTAATATcgtcatttctttttttttacctaCATgactatttcattttattttgctaTCACTATTCCATGGGTCATATCACAatgtatttatcattttttacttTGCCCAAATAAATGTATATCGTTTTAAAAGTTACATTCGTTTTACgtaatacataataaatttttaaaatcaaggcaatgttcattattttttggATTCGAGGAGTTGTGCTCTTAACTTACGGAGAATGACATCTTTCTAAAACCAAAGTAATCGAAtatccattttatttatttatttatttatttttctaaaaaaataaaaacaagactTAAAATAAGATCAAATGGTGATTGTTCTGGTTTCCGAGGATTCCAAGCATCGTGTCTTAACTCAAGGGTTACGATCTTTTCTCCTCAACTAACTCATAATAATGCCTTTtcgtaaaatttaatttagctaaTTGGTTTTAAAGAACATCATGCAAACAGAGAGGGATCATAGTTTAATTTCTCTTCGAATTTTCAACTTCCGACATCaaaacatcaagtaatcaactaggtaccaattttgggcgttatgagagtggtaatccttcctcatacgtaactgactcctgaaccCTTTTTTTCCAGATTTGTAAGACTGGATATTATCGTTTTAACAAATCTAACGTTTTATTAAAATGGCTgagttttgaggtgatccaatcacacctaagtAAAAAATGTTGATGGCAACTCCATCttcgttttcaaaataaagtcaatttcaaaaaaaaaaagtttcgacaATAATTATAGATACAATTgatgaatataataaaatatgcatattaaaataaaaatacataaacaatattaaaataatgttttgaTGGTGATAAACTTGAAGTTTTATTATTGTGATTGTTATAGGTTCAAATCCCCTcatattcatttttaattatttttttaaaataaaaagattaaactaCCCTCGAACAATATAACTTATTCTAATTATGGAAGAATATTTTCGTAATTTCTCTAACTGAATTGGTGTTcggttgactcgtgacaccaattCAGTTAgagacttaaataatagtatagataatataatttttggcccTCAACTTGGCAATTAGATGCACTttaatattgtattatttttGTCCAATTTTATAACTAAGCTTGGCAAGTAAATTCAAGTGGTCACTGAACTTGAATTCTATCAATTTTTGAAGATGTGATCGGTGTTATTGAAGCAAAATCAGATCATTCAGTCAAATTAATTAGACTGAAAAGCGATTGGTATAACGGTCCAAACAAAGGGGTTGAATTGATTGAATCGGGAATTAGTTAAAAATcgacaatttaaaaaattattttaaaattatttttagatttttaggaatttttaattaattaattaattattattggtCTAGTAGTCGAACCGATTGAATAAGAAATCAATGGTTTGATCTTTTAACCATTGGTCCGATTATTAAAACACTGAATGCAATACTGTGAGATTGTATCATATCATCAcctgaaaatttatataattttttttaatttttaagtaatatatataatcatgtcacatcatcaaacttttaaaattttcatgttcaaaaattaaaatagacctaattgttaaattcaaatgACAAAGTGGGCCGAAAAAATCCTAGTAGccaataatagaaaatatatattatttaaaaaaaataaaaatattaaagcgCACCCACGTGGTGATATTGCTCTTTGTCCATAGTTCCCGACAATATTGTTTCCGTCTATCTCCAGCAAAATGTGTTTTCTAATATTTGGCAACTTTTACTTGCAAGACAACGATGaaaaacacttaaataattaGTTCAGTCCTCCTCATTAATTGTAACTCGTAATAGACCTGATATTTTGGCTCATAATAATGTCTCACATTTACTTTCACATCTAATCTTGATGTTTTTAACAATGGCGTAGCGTAATGGACATTCAGGTGCCAtcacaaaattacatttttcaaaaaaaaaaacaaaaaaacaaaaggacCATCTGGATTCAGTGTTAAGAGAAGAAACATGCATGGATAGTCTTGCTTTTAGCAACCCATGGAGATTGGCAGGAGAAAGCTAGAGGAGAGGTGATTGACATATTCGGTAACCGAAATCCAGATTCTGAAGGCATTTCTAAACTCAAAATTGTAAGCATACTGTCAAACATTCCAAAATATTTTGTATCTCAATCTCAGGTTTTTTAGTCAGGTCATGTTTATCGCAATTGCTAATTCAACAAATACTATGCATTTAGGACATTATATTCTTTAATTTGATTTGACATATTCCTGTTATGCAAACAGATCACTATGATTATTATGAAACTCTAAGATTATATGGTCCATCAAATGGCCTACCAAGAGGAGTTGCAAGAGAAGTGCAGTTGGGAATACTAGTCTTGCCTTCTAACATAGATCTTCTGGTTCAAAATATTGCACTTCACCATGACCCTTACCTGTGGGGAGATGATGTGCATCTTTTTAAACCAGAGAGATTTGCAAAAGGGATTGCCAGATCTACCAATTACAATGCAGCTGCATTTTTTCCCTTTGGATTAGGACCTCGATCTTGTGTTGGTATGTCCTTTGCAACCACAGAAACGAAGATTGTGCTCTCCATGATTCTACAACGCTACACCTTTACCCTCTCCCCTGCCTATGTCCACTCACCAATGCCTATTGTCGACCTTCAACCGCAACATGGAATTCAAGTAATACTTGAACCACTGCATAACAATGATTGATGTACACTAACAGCTAAGGACATGGGATTCAACTCTGTTTGTTCCAACGTTCACCTTTAAGAGGTAGCATTTAAGATATCCGGGGTTTTTTGTATTAACAACCCCTTCCCTATTCCTAAGCTACGCCCTCCTCTAAACAAAAAGAAATCTATGCATTTGCTAGTTTCCTTAGATGGTAAAACATGTGATTAAACAATACATCCTTCATATGGCGCATATTCCAGCAAGTAAACAGTTATATTATAGTGCATTTTACTTCACCATTCTGCTCATATTTCATTTGAATTGCAGTGTTATCATCCTAAAGTCACTCTAGCAAGCAATGAGGTTGCAAGTTTCTGATAAATTTAGTTCTAATAGACTACTTAAGCTAATCCACCTTGGtgctttgttttcttttcctaAACTATATTTTTTGCTATTCCTAGCCCATTTAAGCATTCAGTTGGAAGATGGTCGAGAGTTGTTATAGCATTCGGAAAGAAAAGGTTAATGTGTGTTAAGTGACTGTGTGAGGCTAAGGTTATGATAATCTTCAGATTGGTTCTGCTTATattatctataatataaaatttactttttaaaaagttgtttaacaagcTTATAGCTAAAATAGGATatccaaataaaatatattaacaaaaagtatATTCTTAAAATCTTAAAAGAGTAACCAACAAGCGTTGGGTGGAATGATAATTGCAATATCAAGGGGAGAACTCAAGTTCCAATTTTAAGGACGACATTGTTTGAAGGAATAATCACAAACCCCAAAAAAGTTAGTCTCATTGGATCATAAACCGAACATGAGGATACATTGGTTccacaaaaacataattttaacaaGTTAAAATCATCAAATTGTAATAATATGATTCTTtttacaaatattcaaatatcaagtTATCTAAAGTcaccgattgagtcttaactcgattggcattGGCATGCAGGAGAATGcgagttcgagtgcgctgaagttATTATCCTCTTAATTAAGGATGGGGAGGGACTATGAATAGTTCtaaagataaattaaattaaattaaattaaataataaatatgttaattcatttaattaattcatttatatttttatacgaaATTTTTGTATAAGTGGAATATCCACCTTTCTGCTAAACAAAATGTATTGAATTCATAATTTAGTAGATACTTTTTATGAATGCCAACTAAGTATTGTATGTAAATTGTCAACTGCTCCTATCAAAAATAGGATTGACTAGATATTCGAGTCATATACACATGGTTTCATAAAACCGTATGATTCTCTGATCTAAATCAAGCAAGTTTTACATGAAGAAGGTTTGCCTCAACATGTTCAATTCGATAAAAGTAGAAGCggtattcttaaaaaaaaaagtagagaaaTCAAAACCAAGTCAAGATAACACGGATCAACCCCTTCTTCTTGCGCCAAAGATCTTACCATTTCGGAAGAAATTGGAATTACA contains the following coding sequences:
- the LOC107915958 gene encoding cytochrome P450 CYP749A22-like, with translation MQTDHYDYYETLRLYGPSNGLPRGVAREVQLGILVLPSNIDLLVQNIALHHDPYLWGDDVHLFKPERFAKGIARSTNYNAAAFFPFGLGPRSCVGMSFATTETKIVLSMILQRYTFTLSPAYVHSPMPIVDLQPQHGIQVILEPLHNND